One Terriglobales bacterium genomic window carries:
- the nuoL gene encoding NADH-quinone oxidoreductase subunit L — MFFLDYIWLIPLLPALGAAAMFFFGRRISNRAVSIVCVGSVVLAFALACGAVWQYTDYAHAQPGKPFEKILFTWLGTGTGELAYLGAGNHVAHFRADAGFLLDPLSSIWLLFVTGVGMLIHIYSIGYMGHEGGYYRFFGYLNLFMFSMLTLILGNNYAVMFVGWEGVGLCSYLLIGFYFDRHSATTAANKAFIVNRVGDAAFLLGMFTIAWYFGSVQYTRVNEIIHEGARSGAFLAGDPIITMATLLLFVGACGKSAQLPLYTWLPDAMEGPTPVSALIHAATMVTAGVYMVARSNALFQLAPDSMRVVAVVGALTAIFAATIGLVQNDIKRVLAYSTVSQLGYMFLALGVGAFAAGVFHVFTHAFFKALLFLGAGSVIHALSGEQDLRNMGALQDKTPTTFKTMLVATLAIAGIPPLAGFFSKDEILWQVWAAHQPVLWGLGFVTAILTAFYMFRLFYLTFWSPSRMSHEVEHHAHESPASMTMPLVILAAGAALAGFLGVPAALGGSNRFEHFLAPVFEPVGAAAEAGHSGAHDPMEYALMFASVAAAGVGWFLARRFYSGAGKDYAEPMAQAAPPVYQTLYNKYWVDELYDMLFTGRRKLGPVRLGALGVGEASATFDSVGVDGVVNGTGWLTRASARVSMWWDTWIIDGLLVNGPAIAMRLLSYPTRLFQWGLVQWYALVMVAGLTGMILYYVRR, encoded by the coding sequence GTGTTTTTCCTGGACTACATCTGGCTGATACCGTTGCTGCCGGCGCTGGGCGCGGCGGCGATGTTCTTCTTCGGGCGGAGGATCTCGAACCGCGCGGTGAGCATCGTGTGCGTGGGCTCGGTGGTACTGGCGTTCGCGCTGGCCTGCGGAGCCGTGTGGCAGTACACCGACTACGCCCATGCCCAGCCGGGCAAGCCGTTCGAGAAGATTCTGTTCACGTGGCTGGGGACGGGTACGGGGGAACTGGCCTACCTGGGCGCGGGGAATCACGTGGCCCACTTCCGCGCCGATGCCGGCTTTCTGCTCGATCCCCTCTCCAGCATCTGGCTGCTGTTCGTCACCGGCGTGGGCATGCTCATCCACATTTATTCGATCGGGTACATGGGGCACGAGGGCGGGTATTACCGCTTCTTCGGCTACCTGAACCTGTTCATGTTCTCCATGCTGACGCTCATCCTGGGGAACAACTACGCGGTGATGTTCGTGGGCTGGGAGGGCGTGGGCCTGTGCTCGTACCTGCTGATCGGTTTCTACTTCGACCGGCACTCGGCGACCACCGCGGCCAACAAGGCATTCATCGTGAACCGGGTGGGCGATGCGGCCTTCCTGCTGGGGATGTTCACCATCGCCTGGTACTTCGGCTCGGTGCAGTACACACGAGTGAATGAAATCATCCACGAAGGGGCGCGCAGCGGGGCGTTCCTTGCGGGCGATCCCATCATCACCATGGCGACGCTGTTGCTGTTCGTGGGAGCGTGCGGCAAGAGCGCGCAGTTGCCGCTCTACACCTGGCTGCCGGACGCCATGGAAGGCCCTACGCCGGTCTCGGCGCTGATCCATGCCGCCACCATGGTGACGGCAGGCGTGTACATGGTGGCGCGCTCCAACGCGCTCTTCCAGCTGGCGCCGGACTCGATGCGGGTGGTGGCGGTGGTGGGAGCGTTGACGGCGATCTTCGCGGCCACCATCGGGCTGGTGCAGAACGACATCAAGCGCGTGCTGGCGTACTCGACCGTCTCTCAATTGGGATACATGTTCCTGGCGCTGGGCGTCGGAGCGTTCGCCGCGGGCGTGTTCCACGTGTTCACGCACGCCTTCTTCAAGGCGCTGTTGTTCCTGGGCGCGGGCTCGGTGATCCACGCGCTCTCGGGCGAACAGGACCTGCGCAACATGGGCGCGCTCCAGGACAAGACGCCCACCACCTTCAAGACCATGCTGGTGGCAACGCTGGCCATCGCCGGCATTCCGCCGCTGGCGGGCTTTTTCTCCAAGGACGAGATCCTGTGGCAGGTGTGGGCGGCGCACCAGCCGGTGCTGTGGGGCCTGGGTTTTGTCACCGCTATCCTGACGGCGTTCTACATGTTCCGGCTCTTTTATCTCACGTTCTGGAGCCCGTCGCGGATGTCGCACGAGGTGGAGCATCACGCGCATGAGTCGCCGGCCTCCATGACCATGCCGCTGGTGATACTGGCGGCGGGGGCGGCGCTGGCAGGATTCCTCGGCGTGCCGGCGGCGCTGGGCGGGAGCAACCGCTTCGAGCACTTCCTGGCGCCGGTGTTCGAACCCGTGGGCGCGGCGGCGGAGGCTGGGCACAGTGGCGCGCACGATCCCATGGAATACGCGTTGATGTTCGCGTCGGTGGCGGCGGCCGGGGTGGGATGGTTCCTGGCCCGGCGCTTCTACTCGGGCGCAGGGAAGGATTACGCCGAGCCGATGGCGCAAGCAGCACCGCCGGTCTACCAGACGCTCTACAACAAGTATTGGGTGGATGAGCTGTACGACATGCTGTTTACCGGCCGCCGCAAGCTGGGGCCGGTGCGTTTGGGCGCGCTGGGCGTGGGCGAAGCTTCAGCGACGTTCGATTCGGTCGGCGTGGATGGTGTGGTGAACGGAACCGGCTGGCTGACGCGGGCTTCCGCCCGGGTGTCCATGTGGTGGGACACGTGGATCATCGACGGCTTGCTGGTGAATGGTCCGGCCATCGCCATGCGCCTGCTGTCCTATCCCACGCGGCTGTTCCAGTGGGGCCTGGTGCAGTGGTACGCGCTGGTGATGGTGGCGGGGCTGACGGGGATGATTCTGTACTACGTGAGGCGATGA
- the nuoK gene encoding NADH-quinone oxidoreductase subunit NuoK: MGEIGTLHYLIVAAILFAIGTIGVLTRRNVVIVLMSIELILNAVNLNLVAFSRMHGLEGQVFSIFVVADAAAEAAVGLGILIAFFRNKETINADEIDLLKW, encoded by the coding sequence ATGGGCGAGATCGGCACACTGCACTATCTGATCGTGGCGGCGATTCTGTTCGCCATCGGCACCATCGGCGTGCTGACGCGGCGCAACGTGGTGATCGTGCTGATGTCCATCGAACTGATCCTGAACGCGGTGAACCTGAACCTGGTGGCGTTCTCGCGAATGCACGGCCTTGAGGGCCAGGTGTTCTCCATCTTCGTGGTGGCGGACGCGGCGGCGGAAGCCGCCGTGGGCCTGGGCATCCTGATCGCGTTTTTCCGGAACAAGGAAACGATTAACGCCGACGAGATTGATTTGTTGAAGTGGTGA